The nucleotide window CAGAGTATTATGTACGACGTTAACTCAGTAAATTAAGTTACTATTTCTTCTACTTCTTTACTCGAAAACAgcaataaattcatttaaatatttttgatttaatacTAAGAAGAAAGTCGTGTGTTTTCAGGGTCTATGTCCTATTAAAGATATAAAAGATAAGGCGTGTTTGGTTGAATCTGGTTAAATCCCAGCAGTAGAGGTCAAGAGCACTGACGCTCATCAAATGAACGATAAACAATGAATTGTGTGCATTAGCATTTACTAATTGGCACGTTATCTGTACAAGTTTACACGTTTTGTCTAGGTTCTTTAATCTAGCTGCAAATATTTTCACTACGATAATTACTCTACGTCATCGATATATCAGTACGTAATAAAAGAGAGTCGTTCTCGTTACTTTTCTCTGAAACTTAAGTGCGAAGATGTGGTTTGtgttcaaacacaaaataatataaatagttaggCAAGACAGTTGTCGTACTATCAGTGCAAAGTGGGactaaaaagagaaaataataaaagagttTAATTTCgaggaaaaatacatttttatcataACACACACAGATAATCATCAACTACTAACTGACAGAAGGTAGGCCACTGGCTTCTTGATTTAATTACCGAAGATAGACAGAGATAACCGTGTCTGGTGCCATGGGGGTTCGTAGAAGTAGAGCTCTGAGGATATATGGTACGAAGAAGTAATTTTAAGGCACTAAGAGTAAAACTGGCCGTGTATATTCATGCCGATTGCATATGTTCTAATATTGAATGGTTGTTTTACAGGAGGCGTTAGGTGAGGTGGTGTACGTCCAGCTCCCTGATGTGGGCAAGGAAGTAGCAGCGGGAGACGAGTGTGGCGCGCTAGAGAGTGTCAAAGCAGCCGGTGAAGTTTATAGCCCTGTTTCAGGCACTGTAAGTAATTCTAGAAGATACGTAAATATGTAGATACAATAAATACACTGGAACTAATGCCACGGAATGCGGAAGATTGACGTAAACGAGAGGTGTATTTTTTGCTCTTCAGTAAATTTTGTGAAGATGTCAGCGATGGTGATGAAGACGATATTCATGATAATAGTGCTCGTTTGTTAAATACTAGAAATGTAGCAAGGTGTCAAAAGCGAAAGGCTTGATGAAGATGATTCACCCTTTTTGTCAGGGTATGTTTAAGGCTacttcaaagtcaaagtcaaagtcaaatattctttatttcataaactttaacaagtatatgaaatcgtcaaaatattttttatctaccaccgtttcggaaaagctgttgctcgtgagaagaaacggcaagaaactcacggctacCACGGTTACACTACACACGGTTCAATTACAAAGACACATTTTTGAAAGTCCAGTATCTTAGTAGAAGTAAATCTGTGTACAGAATTGTAACAGTAAACTgttacttttaactaattaaatCAATCTCCCAATTTCAGGTGACAGAAAAGAACACAGCAGCGGAATCGAAGCCGGCGCTGATCAACAAGTCATGTTACGAAGAAGGCTGGCTGTTCCGCGTGCAGCTGTCCAACAAGGAGGAGGTGACGCAGCTCATGGACCAGGCCGCATACGACAAGTACCTCGAGGAGCACTGACACTGACGTGTTTAGACGACACGGTGTAGGCGAGCCCCTCGAAGCagttcacaaaaataataatgtaggaATTACATGACTTATGACTTTTTCGTCATCTTTAAGTGCTCCTTTCTTCGAGAAATGGACTCTAGTCTTCGTTTTATCTTCCTCTTTTTCAACCGGATTCTGGACTCCAGTAAAGGCATGCGACTAGGTCAAACATTACCTCAAACAGCAACCTTGCGACCTCCATGTAGACAGAAACCATACTCTATTTATTAAAGTGAATGTCagttagaataaataaattataaaaaatcgaAAGCATTGTACAAGGATGCTTTTTTAAGGAATTGTTTCGAGGGTCTCGCCTATGCTCGCTCGTCTTAGACATAGGactgtatttatattgttgttatattttacttCGCCAGTAAGTTTGACATGTTCATTCAGTTTTGATCCATGACGCTCTAATTTTAAGTACCAAAGTTCTGTAAATACTTTCTTTGTTTGTGCTCTCTTACTCCCTGTATTATAATATGCTTCACATCAGCCTTGCCTTTCTTCCCACCATGtgggagtcggcttccagtttcaccggatgcagctgagtaccagtattttacatggaccgactgcttatctgacctccacaacagagttacctgggttattacACGATATGACGTGATAAGGCTggtgttacattataatatggtTCATGTTCTTAGACTTTAAGGACGACATGATTATTGTTCGGCTGTCTATTACAAGCGCTT belongs to Anticarsia gemmatalis isolate Benzon Research Colony breed Stoneville strain chromosome Z, ilAntGemm2 primary, whole genome shotgun sequence and includes:
- the LOC142986558 gene encoding glycine cleavage system H protein-like → MVMCSVLRVTSRLARSGLAAQCCQRALYSTENKTRFYTKKHEWVSVTDNIGTVGISNYAQEALGEVVYVQLPDVGKEVAAGDECGALESVKAAGEVYSPVSGTVTEKNTAAESKPALINKSCYEEGWLFRVQLSNKEEVTQLMDQAAYDKYLEEH